A segment of the Actinomyces sp. oral taxon 171 str. F0337 genome:
GACGACGTCGGAGAGCCACTGAGTGCGTCGCTCCATCGTCTCAATGAGCGTCACGTCGAGGTCGGGTCGCAGCAGCGCGACGACAATGCCGGGAAAGCCTGCCCCGGAGCCCACATCGGCCACGCTTCCCCGAGCCGGCAGGAAGGGGACGACGGCAGCCGAGTTAACGATGTGCCGGCTCCACAGGCGGGGAAGCTCACGCGGCCCGACCAGACCGCGCAGCTCGCCCTCCTCAGCGAGCATCTGCGCGAAGTGCTCCGCCGCGGAGAAGGAGACCCCGAAGATCTCCCGCATCTCCGCCGTCGGCTCCTCCACCTGGGCCCGCTGCTCCTCACTCATGCTCAGGCCTGCTCCGAAGCGGAGTCGTCAGCCGCATCGTTGACGTCGGCCTTGTCGACAGCCTGTTCATCATTCTCATCGGCGGGCAGGACCACGACGTATCGGTGCGGCTCGGCGCCCTCGGACTCGGAGACCAGTCCGGCGGCGGCAACGACGTCGTGACACACCTTGCGCTCGAAGGGGTTCATCGGCTCCAGGCTGACGGCCTCTCCCGAAGTGAGCACCTTGGTGACCGCCTCCTGGGCGACCTTGGTGAGCTCGACACGACGGTCAGCGCGGTAGCCGTTGATGTCGAGCATGAGGCGGGAACGGTTGCCGGTGCGGGCCTGAACCGCGAGGCGGGTCAGCTCCTGAACGGATTCCAGCACCTCTCCGTCGCGTCCGACGAGGTCGGCGAGCTCGCGCTCATCGCCCTCCTCGGAGGCGACCACGGCAATGGAGGCGCGCCCGTGATCGATGTCGATATCGATATCGCCGCCCAGGTCGGCGATATCGAGGAGCTCCTCCAGGTAGTCGGCGCCGATCTCGCCCTCCTCCTCGAGGCGCGAGACGGTGTTGCTCACGGGGCGGCTCACGGCCTCCTCCGCTGACTGCTGGGAGGAGTCGTTACTGTGCTGCTCACTCATAATGTCATCCGTATCTGTGATGGGAACCGGGTTCGTCGCCGCTGAGCGAGCCTCAGCGGTTGCGCTTCTTCTTGGCCTGGACCTTGCGTCGGGCCGCCGCCTCGCGACGCTGGCGGGCTCGGCGCTCATATCGACGTCGAGCGATCTCCTCATCGCTGAGGCCACCACTCTTGGACGACGTCGACTCCTTCGCCTCGTCCTCGTCCTCGATCTGCTCGACATCGGAGTCGTCAGCGAGGTCGGCAGAGGCATCGCTGCGGGACTCGCCGTAACCGCCGGCCTTCTTCTGCCGGTTCTTGCGCACCGGCTGCACCCGCTGGCCTCCGGTACGGCCCTCGGCCTCGGCCTTGGCGACCGCCTCAGCCCTTTCCTCCTCCTCCAGGGAGGGCAGTCCCTTGCGCGCCCGCTTGGCATTGATGCGGGCGCGGTACTTCTTCTCGGCCTCACTGCCGGGTGCGGGCATGTTGCGGATGGTGAAGAACTGCTGACCCATGGTCCACAAGTTGGAGACGACCCAGTAGACGAGCACACCGATCTGGAAGTTGACGCCGGAGACGGCGAAGATCACCGGCATCACGTACAGCATCATCCGCTGGGAACGGATCATGGGGTTGTCGGAGTTGAGGGACTCCGTCGACATGTTCTTCATCGACAGCTGCGCCATGGTGTACCACTGCGTCACCGACATGATGATGATCATGGCGACCGTAACGATCTTGACCTGTGTGTCGGAGCTGCTCAGGAAGGAGGAGGACAGGCTGGCGCCGAAGACGCTGGAGGCCTGGACCTGCTCGGCCAGCTGCTGCGTGAGCGGACCGATCGAGGGACGGCCGTACTTGCCGGTGGCAACCGCACCCAAGGAGGCCAGCACGCGGAAGAGGGCGAAGAAGATGGGCATCTGCACCAGGATCGGCAGGCAGGAGGCCATGGGGTTGGTCCCGTGCTTGCGATAGAGCGCCATCATCTCTTCGTTCATGCGCTGGCGCGACTCGGGGTCCTTCTTGCCCTTGTACTTGGCCTGAAGCGCCTGCAGCTCCGGCTGGAGGAGCTGCATCCCACGGGAGGCTCGGATCTGCTTGACGAACAGCGGCATGATGAGCAGCCGCACCACGATCGTCAGACCGATGATGGACAGCACCCAGGCGATACCCGGCCCATCGGGGAACCCGATGAGGACCAGGGCCTTGTGGATCGTGACCATGACCCAGGCCACGGCCACCTTGAGCGGCCACAGCAACGTGTCCATCCGTACTCCTTGTATGAGGGTTCTCGTGCGAGAGCGGTATCAGTGTGAGCTCAGGGTCTGAGCCGGCATCGTATCCATCGGTTCACCAGGTTCAGTCAGGGGTCCTCGACCGTGAACCTCGGAACGTCACGGGGATGGTGGTATCGCCACTGCCCCTTGTCCGGGACATGGTCGACTCCACCACGGGTCAACGGGTTGCATCGCAGCAGACGCCACAGGGCCAGCAGCGTGCCCTTGATCGGACCATGCACCTCCAGCGCGGTGACGGCATAGGCCGAGCACGTGGGGTGGTAACGGCAGGAGGCCGGCAGGGCCGGAGAGATGAAGCGCTGGTAGAAACGCACTGGAGCCAGGAGGGCTCGCGTCAACCACTCGCTCATCGCTCACCCGCGACCGACCGGCTCATCGCCGGTGCCCTTCGACCTGGCGCTCCCGGCACCGGCTCAGAAGCCGATCCAGGTCCCGTCCCAGGGTGGTGCTGTCGGCGCCGTCGGCACCTGCGAGTCCGCGCACGACGACACGGGTTCCCGGCTCGAGGGAGCCGACCCGCTGCGCCATGAGGGCTCTGACCCGGCGCTTGACGCGATTGCGGCGGGTCGCCAGCGGTATCTGCTTCTTGGGCACGACGACGCCGACGAGAGCCGGGGAGTCATCCCCTCTCCCGCCGGCGTGGTAGTGCACGACCAGCCTGCGATTCCCGCAACGCGTACCCCGACGAATCGCGGTAGTGAAGTCCTCACCCCGCGCTAGTCGGTGCGCCGCGCCGAGCACCTCAGGCGGCGAGGCGAACGCGGCCCTTGCG
Coding sequences within it:
- the rsmG gene encoding 16S rRNA (guanine(527)-N(7))-methyltransferase RsmG — encoded protein: MSEEQRAQVEEPTAEMREIFGVSFSAAEHFAQMLAEEGELRGLVGPRELPRLWSRHIVNSAAVVPFLPARGSVADVGSGAGFPGIVVALLRPDLDVTLIETMERRTQWLSDVVEELDLDNVTVRRARAEEIKDRYDVVTARAVANLSKLVRLTAPLLRPGGALLALKGMRAQDEVDDAKYVIKKAKLSVAVIHEVVTAGDETTAVVEIRRTKNR
- the yidD gene encoding membrane protein insertion efficiency factor YidD → MSEWLTRALLAPVRFYQRFISPALPASCRYHPTCSAYAVTALEVHGPIKGTLLALWRLLRCNPLTRGGVDHVPDKGQWRYHHPRDVPRFTVEDP
- the yidC gene encoding membrane protein insertase YidC, with the translated sequence MDTLLWPLKVAVAWVMVTIHKALVLIGFPDGPGIAWVLSIIGLTIVVRLLIMPLFVKQIRASRGMQLLQPELQALQAKYKGKKDPESRQRMNEEMMALYRKHGTNPMASCLPILVQMPIFFALFRVLASLGAVATGKYGRPSIGPLTQQLAEQVQASSVFGASLSSSFLSSSDTQVKIVTVAMIIIMSVTQWYTMAQLSMKNMSTESLNSDNPMIRSQRMMLYVMPVIFAVSGVNFQIGVLVYWVVSNLWTMGQQFFTIRNMPAPGSEAEKKYRARINAKRARKGLPSLEEEERAEAVAKAEAEGRTGGQRVQPVRKNRQKKAGGYGESRSDASADLADDSDVEQIEDEDEAKESTSSKSGGLSDEEIARRRYERRARQRREAAARRKVQAKKKRNR
- a CDS encoding protein jag, producing the protein MSEQHSNDSSQQSAEEAVSRPVSNTVSRLEEEGEIGADYLEELLDIADLGGDIDIDIDHGRASIAVVASEEGDERELADLVGRDGEVLESVQELTRLAVQARTGNRSRLMLDINGYRADRRVELTKVAQEAVTKVLTSGEAVSLEPMNPFERKVCHDVVAAAGLVSESEGAEPHRYVVVLPADENDEQAVDKADVNDAADDSASEQA
- the rnpA gene encoding ribonuclease P protein component, producing MLGAAHRLARGEDFTTAIRRGTRCGNRRLVVHYHAGGRGDDSPALVGVVVPKKQIPLATRRNRVKRRVRALMAQRVGSLEPGTRVVVRGLAGADGADSTTLGRDLDRLLSRCRERQVEGHRR